GCCTCACCACTGGGTTTCCCTGTGGTGAGGCTTCGTCGTCAATGCCAGAAGGCTTCTTGCCAAGGCAGGAAGTTGGCCCCCTCACCTTGCAGCGAGGGGGCCAACTTAAGGATTCGTTGAAAATGGCGTTTAGCCGAATCGACCCGCGATGTAGTCTTCGGTTTCCTTCTTGTCAGGGTTCTCGAAGATCTTCTGGGTGTCGTTGAACTCGATGAGCTGACCCGGCTTGCCGGTTGCCTCGAGGGAGTAGAACGCGGTCTTATCGGACACACGTGCAGCCTGCTGCATGTTGTGGGTCACGATAACGATGGTGAACTCTTCCTTCAGCTCGTGGATCAGGTCCTCGACTGCAAGGGTGGAAATTGGGTCAAGAGCGGAGCAAGGCTCGTCCATGAGCAGAACTTCTGGCTCAACTGCGATCGCACGAGCGATGCACAGACGCTGCTGCTGACCACCGGAGAGGCCGCCACCTGGCTTGTCCAGACGGTCCTTGACCTCTTCCCAGAGGTTTGCGCCGCGGAGGGACTTCTCTGCAACTTCCTTGAGCTTCTTCTTGTTCTTCTCGCCGGAGAGCTTCAGGCCTGCAACAACGTTGTCCTCGATGGACATGGTTGGGAATGGGTTTGCCTTTTGGAAAACCATGCCGATGGTATTGCGAACCGACACTGGATCGACGTCGCGGTCGTAGATGTTTTTGCCGTCGAGCAGGATCTCGCCCTTGACGGAAGCACCAGGGATGACCTCGTGCATGCGGTTCAGGGTACGAAGAACGGTGGACTTACCACAGCCGGATGGACCGATGAATGCGGTCACAGCCTGTGCTGGGATGTCAAGGTTAACGCTTTGAACGGCGTGGAAGTCGCCGTAGTAAATATCAACGTCGTTGAGTACGAGCTTAGACATTAGATTCTCCTCAGAGTGAGTAGGTGTGGCGACTTACTTCTTAATCGCGAAGCGGGCAGAGATGAGACGAGCTACAAGGTTGATGACGACAACCAGGATCACCAGAGTGAGAGCAGCGCCCCACAGCTTGTCCATAATTGGCTGTGCGGTACCGGACTTGTACATGTCCAGCATCATCAAAGGAAGGGAGGACTGTGGTCCACCGGTTGGGTCCCAGTTCACAGAAGAAGTGGAGCCCACCAGGATCAGTACCGGTGCGGATTCACCCATGACACGAGCAACTGCCAGCATGATGCCGGTGACGATACCGGAAAGGGCGGTTGGCAGAACGATTCGTGCAATGGTCTTCCACTTAGGAACGCCAAGTGCATATGACGCCTCACGAAGATCCATCGGAACAACGCGGAGCATTTCCTCGGTGTTACGAACAACGATCGGGATCATCAGAAGGATCAGGGACAATGCCACGGCAAGACCGGAACGGCCCTGGCCGAGGATGGTGATCCACAGTGCGTAGATGAACAGTGCAGCAACGATGGAAGGAACACCGGAAAGGATGTCAACCATGAAGGTGGTCATCTTGCCCAACTTGGAGCCGTGTGCATACTCAACCAAGTAGATGGCGGTGAAGATACCCACCGGGATCGAGATGATGGATGCAACCAGGGTCTGCATCAACGTACCGATGATGGCGTGTGCGGCGCCACCGCCAGGAAGCAGTGCGATGGTGGAAGACTGGTCCATGGTCCACCATTCAGGAGACAGGACTGGACCGATTCCTCGGGAAATTACTGTCCAGAGAACCCAGACAAGTGGAATCATTGCCACGATCATGCAGGTCCACATGAGAACCGACATGACGGTGTTGGTGGTCTTGCGGCTTCCGGAGATGTGAGTGAAGATCGGCTCGCCTGCGCCGGAGACCTTTTCGTTAGTAGGGGTAACAGTAGTCATTGTTCGCTCCTTCCCCTTACTTCTTGTTCACGATCGCACGAGCGATCGAGTTGACGATGAATGTGAGCAAGAACAGAACCAGACCTGCAGCGATGTAGGCACCTGCTGAGATTGGGTTGTTAAACTCTGCGGCCGCGGAAGCAATCGCCGTTGCGAAGGTGGTACCACCGTCGAACAGGGATCCACGGAACGCCGAGGAAGGCGATACAACCATGTACAGTGCCATGGTCTCACCCAGCGCACGGCCAAGACCGAGCATGGAACCGGAGATGTAACCGGAAAGACCGAACGGCAAAACGGTCATACGAACAACTTCCCAACGGGTTGCGCCGAGCGCCAGAGCGGACTCGATCTGTCCCGGAGGAGTCTGCACGAAAACCTCGCGTGCGGTAGCGGCGATAACCGGGAGAATCATCACTGCAAGCACGATGCCACCGGTGAGCATGTTACGGCCGGTTGCAAACGAAGGGGTGTTGGAGAAGGTCGCGAACAGGAAGAAGTTTCCAGCCCAAGAGTGAATCCACTCGTACAGTGGCGAAAGGAATGGACCCAGAACCTGCCAACCCCACAGACCGTAAACGATCGAAGGAACCGCGGCGAGCATATCGACCAGGGTGCCCAGCGGGCGGACGAGCTGCTTCGGTGCGTAGTTGGACAGGAAGATTGCAATACCCAGAGCGATCGGCATCGCGATGATCAAAGCGATCAGCGAGATGGTCAGAGTGGACATGAACATGTTCGGAATACCGAACTTCATGTTCTCCAAGTCGTTGGTCTGCCATGGGCCACGGTAAGTGAAGAAGCCGAGGATGCCGTTTTCGTTACGCATCAACGGTGGGGTTGCCTGGATCAGAAGGAAGATACCGATCGCAGCAATCAGAATGGTGATCAAAGTCGCCGATGCAACGGAAAGGAACTCGAAGACACGGTCGCCCGGACGCTTTACGCCGGCGCCCTTTGCTGGTGTCGTTGTCGCAGTTGCCTTATCATCACCCGCGGAAACTGGGATGCCCGCAGAAGAAGGTTCAGGTGCATCGGATGTCGTGGTTACCCCTGCGTGGAGCTGTTCCTGCTCTGCGTCAGGCAAGTTGTTGCTAGCCATTTCACGAATCCTTAGTGATTTTGAAGATGATGGTGCCCGGAAGCGGGTTAGCGCTAAGTGGCGCTACTGCTTGACAGCGCAAAAGTGCGCCGGTGCATAAGAGCGCCCCCGACAATCTGCAAGACTTTCGGGGGCAGCTACTTACACTGGGTGGAGTGCTTACGCGATTGCGTCGACAGCTTCCTTCAGACGCTCAGCGTGGGTGCCTTCGACTGGGATGAAGCCGAGGCCCTCAAGGGTTTCGTTCTGGGAATCCAGAGCAACGCTCAGGAAGTCCTTAACCTGGTTCTTGGTCTCCTCGTCGTAACCTGCGGAGCAAACGATCTCGTAGGTGGTGAGGATCAGTGGGTAAGAACCTTCCTGGTTCTGGGAGAACAGTGCGTCAGCGTCGACAACCATGTCGTGGCCCTCAGAGGTGAACTCGAGTGCGTCCAGTGCTGCACCAACGGTCTCCTTGGAAAGCTCGGTTGGGCCTGCACCGAAGTCGATGTTTGCAATGCCCAGACCCTGCTGATCTGCGTAGCCAGCCTCAACGTAGGTGATGCCACCAGGAACGTTGGAAACCTGGGTGGAAACGCCACCGGAACCCTCAGCACCCTCGCCAACCTCGCGTGGGAACTGCTGGCCCTCGGTCTCCCAAGCGCCCTCAGAAGCAGCTGCAAGGAACTTCTGGAAGTTGTCGGAGGTACCGGACTCGTCGGAGCGGTAAACAACACCGATCTCCTGGTCTGGAAGCTCTACGCCCTCGTTCTCGGAAGCGATCTGCTCGTCGTTCCAGTTGGTAATCTCGCCCTTGAAGATCTTGACGACGGAGTCAACGGAGAGGTTGATCTCGTCTACGCCCTCAAGGTTGTAAGCGATTGCAACTGGGCCGATGACGAATGGAAGGTGCCATGCGTCGTTGCCCTCGCAACGCTCCTTAGCTGGCTCAACCTGATCGTCGGACAGTGGGGAGTCAGAACCTGCAAAGTCAACCTGACCTGCAATGAAGTTCTTGCGGCCGGAGCCGGAACCAGAGGAGGTGTATGCCAGGGATGCGCCATCTACGTTTGCAGAGTACTGCTGGCCGAAGAACTCCATTGCGTTCTTCTGGGAGGATGCACCCTCGCCGACGAGCTCGCCAGCGGTGCCAGACAGACCGTCGGTTGCGACTGCGCCGTTGTCGCCACCCTCGGTGGTGGTGCCTTCTTCATTGCCAGAGTCGCCACAAGCAACCAGGGTTGCGGAGGTAGCGGCTACGACGCCAAGGATTGCGAAAGAACGCTTGAAATTACGGATCACGGGAAACCTTTCCGGTGCAGTTGTCAGATTAAAGTCTGAGCATCGGTTCCCAGCTCGGGAGGAGGTCTTGCTATCGCCCGCTCAGGCCACAGACACAACCGTCCGATTGCTCACAATGGGCAAAGCTACGGGAGCGACATGAACCGTACGTGTCCAAGGAGGTTAACAACTGGTTAACTTTTTTGCAGTGTCACCGAAAAGCCAGCTTGCACACCCGAAGCACGGTAGGTAACCGAAGTGGCGAAAGCGCCCCCCGCCCCTATTTTCACATATTATTCATAGGTTTTGGGGGTGATTTTCGGGGGCATTTGGTTACTAGTGTGGAAATTGTTACGCATTTAGTTGATACGCCACATGGTCTTCCGCAATCTTGAAGCC
The Corynebacterium breve genome window above contains:
- the pstA gene encoding phosphate ABC transporter permease PstA; this translates as MTTVTPTNEKVSGAGEPIFTHISGSRKTTNTVMSVLMWTCMIVAMIPLVWVLWTVISRGIGPVLSPEWWTMDQSSTIALLPGGGAAHAIIGTLMQTLVASIISIPVGIFTAIYLVEYAHGSKLGKMTTFMVDILSGVPSIVAALFIYALWITILGQGRSGLAVALSLILLMIPIVVRNTEEMLRVVPMDLREASYALGVPKWKTIARIVLPTALSGIVTGIMLAVARVMGESAPVLILVGSTSSVNWDPTGGPQSSLPLMMLDMYKSGTAQPIMDKLWGAALTLVILVVVINLVARLISARFAIKK
- the pstC gene encoding phosphate ABC transporter permease subunit PstC, with the protein product MASNNLPDAEQEQLHAGVTTTSDAPEPSSAGIPVSAGDDKATATTTPAKGAGVKRPGDRVFEFLSVASATLITILIAAIGIFLLIQATPPLMRNENGILGFFTYRGPWQTNDLENMKFGIPNMFMSTLTISLIALIIAMPIALGIAIFLSNYAPKQLVRPLGTLVDMLAAVPSIVYGLWGWQVLGPFLSPLYEWIHSWAGNFFLFATFSNTPSFATGRNMLTGGIVLAVMILPVIAATAREVFVQTPPGQIESALALGATRWEVVRMTVLPFGLSGYISGSMLGLGRALGETMALYMVVSPSSAFRGSLFDGGTTFATAIASAAAEFNNPISAGAYIAAGLVLFLLTFIVNSIARAIVNKK
- the pstB gene encoding phosphate ABC transporter ATP-binding protein PstB, which codes for MSKLVLNDVDIYYGDFHAVQSVNLDIPAQAVTAFIGPSGCGKSTVLRTLNRMHEVIPGASVKGEILLDGKNIYDRDVDPVSVRNTIGMVFQKANPFPTMSIEDNVVAGLKLSGEKNKKKLKEVAEKSLRGANLWEEVKDRLDKPGGGLSGGQQQRLCIARAIAVEPEVLLMDEPCSALDPISTLAVEDLIHELKEEFTIVIVTHNMQQAARVSDKTAFYSLEATGKPGQLIEFNDTQKIFENPDKKETEDYIAGRFG
- the pstS gene encoding phosphate ABC transporter substrate-binding protein PstS, which produces MIRNFKRSFAILGVVAATSATLVACGDSGNEEGTTTEGGDNGAVATDGLSGTAGELVGEGASSQKNAMEFFGQQYSANVDGASLAYTSSGSGSGRKNFIAGQVDFAGSDSPLSDDQVEPAKERCEGNDAWHLPFVIGPVAIAYNLEGVDEINLSVDSVVKIFKGEITNWNDEQIASENEGVELPDQEIGVVYRSDESGTSDNFQKFLAAASEGAWETEGQQFPREVGEGAEGSGGVSTQVSNVPGGITYVEAGYADQQGLGIANIDFGAGPTELSKETVGAALDALEFTSEGHDMVVDADALFSQNQEGSYPLILTTYEIVCSAGYDEETKNQVKDFLSVALDSQNETLEGLGFIPVEGTHAERLKEAVDAIA